From the Companilactobacillus ginsenosidimutans genome, the window GTGATCTAGAAAAGAACTATTTCGGCCGTGTTGGTTTATTCAGAAACCAAATCGGAGACGCAATTCTTAAAGACAGCGACTTAGTTATTGCAATTGGTTATGATCCAGTTGAATACGAAGCCCGTCTTTGGAATGTTGACCGTACAGGTGAAATCATCAACCTTGATAGTATCGCTCCAGAAATTTCAAATGAATATCAACCAGAATTAATTGTTCACGCTGATATTGCGAAAACACTTGACGATATTGCTAATAACTTACCTGACGGAATTACTTTAAGTGACGAACTAAAAAATCACTTGCACCAAATCCAAAAAAACTTTTTATCAAAAGATATCATTCCTGAACGTGAAGATCCAAAGGGTGTGCACCCACTAGAAATTATTCACGCTCTTCAAAACCAAGTTAACGATGACACTACTGTTACCGTTGATGTTGGTTCACATTACATCTGGATGGCTCGCCATTTCAGAAGTTACAAGCCAAGACATCTTTTATTCAGTAATGGTATGCAAACTCTTGGTGTAGCACTACCTTGGGCAATCGCAGCCGCACTAGAACGTCCTAACCAACCAGTTGTATCAGTTGCTGGTGATGGTGGGTTCTTATTCTCAGGACAAGAACTAGAAACAGCTGTCCGCTTGAACTTAAACATTGTTCAACTAGTTTGGAATGACGGTTACTACGATATGGTTAAGTTCCAAGAAGAAGCTAAATACGGTAGAAACTCAGGTGTAGCAATCGGTACAGTTGACTTTGCCAAATATGCAGAAAGTTTTGGAGCACAAGGAATTCACGTCGATAATGCTGGCGAATTAACAAGTGCCCTCGAAAAAGCTTTTGCCACAGAAGGCCCTACAGTTATTGACATCCCTGTCGATTACAGCGACAACATCAAATTATTATCAACATTATTACCAGACTACTTAAGCTAATCGGAAGGAAGTTCATATGAAGAATTCAAATGTATTGTATCAGCACGGAACCTTAGCATTATTAGTTCCAGGATTATTGGACGGAACATTGACGATGAAGGAGTTGCTAGAACATGGCGACACCGGAATCGGTACTGGAGAAGGACTTGACGGAGAATTAATCATCTTAGATGGCGTTCCATATCAAGTTGACAGTGCAGGAAATGTAAACATAGTCGATGATTCATTCACACTACCCTTTGCCAACTCACACTTTGCAGCCTACAACGAAATGATGGACGTCGAAGACATCAAACGTGACGAGCTACAAGAATTAATCGACAAAAAGGCAGCCAGTGCCAACACATTTTATTCAGTAGTAATCAAAGGAACTTTCAAAAACATTAAGACCCGTGCAGTTAAGAAATCTTCTAAACCATACGACACATTAGCAAAAACAGCCGAAGCTCAAAGTATTTTTGAACGTGATACTGTTGAAGGAACATTACTAAGCTACTACTCTCCACAAGTATTTGACGGAGCAGCAGTTGCCGGTTTCCACAGTCATTTCATGTCAGATGCACATGACTTCGGTGGACACATTCTTGATTTCGAGTCGGTCTCGGGTAATGTTGTGTTCCAGTGTTTTGACAGTTTGTTGCAGCATTTACCAATTGATAATCCTGCATACAAGCATCATGATTTTTCATCTGATGATATTTTAGGTTCAATTCATAAAGCTGAAGGTTAGTGGCGTTTATTTTAGATTTGTTTAGTTCGGGGGAGTGGTGGTGAATAGCCGCCCTCCGGTCAGGATTTTGGGGGCCGTGGACGCTGTGGGACGATTTGGAGCCAAAGAGCGGTCTCCAAATGCGTCCTTTTCCTAAGCCTGCCCTTTGGCAGGCAAAGGAAAATCTCACGGCTTTGGCCCCCAAAATCCTGACCTGCGGGCTAAATTTGCTACAAATCTAAAATGTAACACCTGACCTTTGGTCTGGTAAATTAAACCAAAATCAATTCAAAAATGACCCTATTCCGATTGGAGTAAGGTCATTTTTTTGTGTTTCCTAATTTTCATTTGTGATTACTTACGCTTATTAAAATATAAAAAATCATTATTAATACAATACATTATCATCTACGTTTGGTTTCACTCAAGGAACGGAAAGGGCAAACAATACACGTCCAACCCACTTAGCACGAAAGTGCGGCAGTGAACCCACCAACAAAACAACATACCTCCACCAGAACTACCAAACCATCAAAACTACCGACGATCTCGAATACTAACCAAAGCAACAACAGCTCCAAATAAACAAATAAAAATACTAACACCAATAACTAAAACATAACCAACATCAAACCCACTCCAAACACCAGCCTTCAGCGAAGCAAACAAACCACTTCCCCCATCCAACTGCTGCAAATTAGACCAGGCACTTCTCAATACACCTTCACTACCAGTCGGACCAGCAGAAATAAGCTCATTAATAATTCCAGACTTAGTTGACTTGGCTAAAGCCAAATCACCAACATAACGGTTAAGCCCATTTTGATAACCATTCGACAAAACTAGTCCCAATATAACAATCCCAAAAGTACTTCCTAGTTGTCTAAAGACATTGACTACTCCACTGGCAATTCCTATTAAGTTGGGATCGACACTCTCCATGGCTGCTGCAGAAAGTGGTGGATTTACTATTGCGTTCCCGATACCTATTATGATGAATCCTGAAACGTAATCTAAGTAAGTGACTTGTAGTGAAACAACTCTTTGAATTTCAAATAACCCTAGTGCGATAATTATTAATCCACCGCCTATTAACCACCTTTTGGCTAGTCGGTTTGAAAGTATTCCAGCTATTGGTCCGATTATTAGACTCATTAAACCAATTGCTAATTGTCTGATACCTGTTTGTTCTGGGGTATAGCGTAAATAACTTTGCATCCAAATTGTCATGTATGTAAAGAACGCATATAGTCCCGCTCCTAAACAGAAAGAGGCAATAGCTGTGCCGTTGAATGACCATGATTTAAAGATTTCTAAGTTGATCATTGGTTCTTTAATTCTTTTTTCTAGGATTATAAATACTATTACTAATACGATTCCGATTATGAAATAACTTATTACTTGCGAGTTCATCCACGTCCAATTAATATGAGTCTCCTTTTGAACTAGGCCAAACACTAAGCAAAAAATCATGACGGTGGAAATTATCATCCCCCACCAATCAATTTTTTCTTCCTTATTACCATAACTTTCATCAACAAATTTATATGCCATTAACAAGGCGATGATTCCGATGGGCAAATTGATGTAGAAAATCGAACGCCAAGTGAATATCTTTATTAAATATCCGCCAATGACTGGTCCTAACGCTGTGGCCACCCCAACTACTGAACTCCAGACTCCGAAGGCTAAGCCGCGCTCGTTGTCATCAAATGTTTCAGTAACGATGGTCATGGATAAACTCATCATCCCTGCTCCACCAATACCTTGTATCATTCTAAAGACATTTAAAAATAATGCCGTTTGAGACATGGATGACCCTAATGATCCTAATGTGAATATGGATAGAGTTATCAGGAATATTCGTTTTCTTCCGAACAAGTCGCCGAATTTGGACGCCAATAATAAGCACATTGCAAATGCTAATGTGTAGGCGTTCATAACCCATTGAAGTTCCGCATAAGAAACTTTTAGTTCTTGTTGAATTGTTGGCAAGGCGACATTAACAATTGTTGAATCCAGTAATGACATGAATACCGCAATACATAATGCTGTTAAAGCTAGCCATCTGCGACTATTCTTTTGTTTGGTTGAGTTCATATTTCTCATCCGTCCTAAATAACAAATTAGTTCTTACTTTAAATATATCAGACTTAAGAAATTGTTAATCATTTTTCTCAAATTGATAAACAAATACTGTTAAACAAGCCATTCATAACTGCCATTGTGAACGAATAAACATTTATTTTTATATAATTATTTATATTCAATAAATGAAAGCGTTTGTTGTTCATTGATATATCAACCTCATAAATAATATTAATGACGTAATCAGTGTTTGACTATGAGGATGATGTGAATTTATGATATAAACATCACAAAGTATCATTCGATCAAAAAAAATTGGAGGACATCAACATGACAAACTTTAGAATCGAATCTGACACCTTAGGCGAAGTGAAAATCCCAGAAACAGCTTTATGGGGCGCACAAACTGAGAGATCACGTAACAATTTCCCTACTGGCGAAAAAATGCCACTAGAAATTATTAAGGCTTTGCTACAAATTAAGAAAGCTGCTGCGATTGCTAATAAAGAATTGAAATCAATTGACGCTGACAAGGCTGATTTGATTGTTGAATCAATCGACAAATTGCTTGCTTTAAGCGATGAAGATTTGAGAAAAGATTTTCCATTGGTTGTTTACCAAACAGGTTCTGGTACACAAACTAACATGAATACTAACGAAGTAGTTGCCCACATGGCAGCCACAATCAATAGTGACATTGAAATTTTGCCTAATGATGATGTTAATAAAGGTCAAAGTTCAAATGATATTTTCCCAACAGCTATGAACATTACTGCTGCTATTGCGGTTGATAATCTTGAAGATTCATTGCAACACTTAATTGATGAATTGAAAGTTAAACAAGAAAAATACTGGCGCACAGTTAAAATTGGTCGTACTCACTTGCAAGATGCTACTCCATTAACTTTTGGACAAGAAGTAAGTGGTTGGGTTTCAATGCTTGAACACGATCTTTCATATATTAAAACATTGAACAAGACACTCGGCGAACTTGCTATGGGTGGAACTGCTGTTGGTACTGGATTGAACGCTGCTCCACACTTTGCTGACATCATTGCTAAAGAAATGAGTAAATTGTACGGAATTGAATTTACTGCTGACACTAACAAGTTCTACGGACTTGCTGCTCACTCTGGATTAAACGTTGTTCACGGTGCTATCAAGACTTTGGCCGCCGATTTGATGAAGATTGCTAACGATGTTAGATTCCTCGCTTCTGGCCCACGTTCAGGTTATGGCGAATTGAACATCCCCGCAAACGAACCTGGCTCATCGATTATGCCTGGTAAAGTTAATCCTACACAAGCTGAAGCAATTACGATGGCTGCCGTTCGTGTCATGGGTAATGATGTCGTTGTTGACATTGCATCTAGCCAAGGTAACTTCGAAATGAACGTCTATAAACCAGTTCTTATCAGTGCCTTCCTTGAATCAGCTGAACTGCTTGCCGGAACAATGACAGGATTCGCAGACAAGATGATTCACGGCCTATCAGTTAACTCAGATAGAATGGAAGAACTCGTTGAGCAATCATTGATGACTGTTACAGCTCTATCACCACACATTGGTTATCACGAAAGTGCAACAATTGCGCAAGATGCTGAAAAAGCTGGCACAACTCTTCGTGAGGCAGCAATTAAGTCAGGCTTACTAACACCTGAACAATTTGACGAATGGGTCGTTCCCATCAATATGACAAACATTGATCAAAAATAATTTTTAAGTGAGGAAATTATGGCAGAAAAATATAAATTTCAACCTACTAATATTAAAGAATTAAAAGTCAATTATGACTTAATCATTGTCGGTTCTGGTGGGACTGGCCTTACTGCCGCATTACAAGCACACGAATTGGGTCTCAGCCCAGTTATTCTTGAAAAAATGCCGGCAATCGGTGGTAACACAACACGTGCTTCATCTGGTATGAACGCTTCCGAAACAACAGTTCAACTCGATCACAAAATCGTCGACAATATGGAAGACTTCTACAACGACACTTTCAAAGGTGGCGGCAAAAAAAACAATCCTGAATTGTTGAAATATTTTACAACTCATTCAGCTTTAGCAATCGACTGGTTGGCTGGTCACGGAATTATCTTGGATGACCTGACAACAACTGGTGGTATGAGTGTCTTGAGAACTCACCGTCCTAGCTCAATGGCTCCTATCGGTGGCTTCTTGGTTACGGAACTTCTTAAGCAAATTGAAAAAGAAGGTATTCCTTTATTTACTGATATTCACGTTAACAAGTTACTTCAAACTGCTGGAAAAATCAGTGGTGTTGAAGTAGATATTGATGCTAAAACCACTAACATCATGGCTGACGCTGTTATTCTTGCCACTGGTGGTTTTGGTGCCAATCCTGAACTACTTGTAAAATATCGTCCTGACCTAAAAGGTTACAAGACAACTAATCAACCTGGTGCTACAGGTGATGGTATTTCACTTGCTAGTGACGTTGGCGCAAAACTTGTCGATATGGACCAAGTTCAAGTTCACCCTACCGTTCAACAAGATACTGATCATCCATTTTTGATCGGTGAAGCTGTTCGTGGTGAAGGCGCTATTCTTGTTAACAAGTCAGCAAAACGTTTTGTAAATGAACTTGATACTAGAAAGAATGTTACTGCAGCAATTGATAACTTAAACGAAAAAGGCGCTTATTTGATTCTTGATCAAGGTATCCGTGATCGTGTTAAAGCTATCGAGTTTTATGACCACGTTGGCTTAGTTACAACTGGTCAAACTTTGGATGAATTAGCTGAAAAAATCAATATGGACGCTAAAACATTGAATGAAACTGTTGCTACTTGGAATTCTGCACTAGAATCTGGGGATAAAGAATTCGGAAGAACAACAGGTATGGATCGTGGAATTGTCAACGGACCATTCTTCTCAATCCATATTGCACCTGCCGTTCACTACACAATGGGTGGAGTCGCAATTAACGACAAAACTCAAGTGTTAGATGAAAACGACAAAACTATTGAGGGATTATTTGCAGCTGGGGAAATAGCTGGAGGCTTACATGGGAACAACCGTATCGGTGGTAATTCCATTGCTGAAACTGTTATTTTTGGGAGACAAGCTGGTCAACAATCTTTCAAGTACTTACAAACAGGACAAGGTAAGTAAAGATGACTTTAGAGAAATTAAATTATAAAAAATTTCTCGCACCCATCATCGTTGGTTTAATTATCTGGTTGCTCTCACCAGTTAAACCTGCAGGTGTCAGCCTTTTGGCTTGGCACATGTTCGCAATCTTCGTGGCAACAATCATTGGTTGTATCACACAACCACTACCTATTGGTGCTGTTGCCATCATAGGTTTCACCATCACAGTATTAACTGGAACAGTCAAAATGGACACTGCCATTGCCGGATTTGGTAACGGAAGTATCTGGTTAATCGCTATGGCATTCTTCATCTCACGTGGTTTTATCAAAACTGGACTTGGTCGACGGATTGCCGTCATCTTCGTTCGAACCTTTGGTAAAAGTACGTTAGGTCTCTCCTACTCATTACTAGGTGTTGACCTAATTCTTGCTCCTGCAACACCAAGTAACACAGCTCGTGCCGGTGGTATCATGTACCCTATCATCAAATCACTTGCTGAAGAATTTGGCTCAGATCCTAAAAAAGGCACCGAAAGAAAAATGGGCTCATTCCTAATTTTCTCAGAGTTTCACGGTGACATGATCACAGCCGCAATGTTCCTAACAGCTATGGCTGGTAACCCACTAGCTCAATCACTTGCCGGACAAATGGGGGTTAAAGTGACTTGGATGGGTTGGTTCATAGCTGGTATCGTTCCAGGACTCATTTCATTGATAGTAATACCGTTCGTAATTTACAAAATGTATCCACCAGAAATCAAGAAAACACCTGATGCAAAGCAATGGGCAGACAAACAGCTCGCAAGCATGGGCAAATTCAGTACCCCTGAAAAATTCATGTCGGGAATCTTCGTAGTTGCCCTACTACTTTGGATTCTTGGAGGAGTTCTTGGTATCGACGCAACACTTACAGCATTCATCGCTCTATCATTATTAATTCTAACTGGAATCCTCAATTGGAAAGATGTTTTGAATGAAAGTGGTGCTTGGAATACATTAGTTTGGTTCTCAGTCCTCGTTATGATGGCTTCTCAACTAAACAAACTTGGATTCATCCCTTGGTTGAGTAATTCAATCGGTGGAAGCTTGAAAGGTATGAACTGGATCTTTGTCCTAATCATCTTGTTAGTAGCTTACTTCTACTCACATTACCTATTTGCAAGTTCCACAGCCCACATCTCAGCCATGTACTCAGCTTTCTTAGCTGTCGCAATTTCCGCCGGAGTTCCACCAATGCTTGGTGCATTGATGCTAGGATTCTTCGGTAACTTATGTTCATCAACAACACATTATAGTAATGGACCAGCACCAATTCTTTACGGTTCAGGATACGTAAAACAAGGTGAATGGTGGAGAATGAACTTAGTTCTCGGTATACTTTACTTTGTAATCTGGATTGTAATTGGTTCAATGTGGATGAAACTAATCGGAATGTGGTAATAGTGGGGGAAAATATGAATACTCGGGATTTAGATTATTTCAGAAAATTAGTTGAGAAACGTAATTACACCGAAGTCGCAGAAATTTTTAAGGTGTCTCAACCAACAATCACCCAAGCAATTAAACGTTTGGAAAAAGAATTCACGACTAAGCTTGTTCAAGTCGATCGTGTACATCAAAAAACTGAAATAACTAGAACCGGGTATCTCCTTTTCGAACAATCATTATCCATTCAAAAAAGCCTCGACCTAGCTCATAAGGAGATCGAAGCTGCTAATAGTAAAAAAATTAAGTTTGGCTTACCGCCAATTATTGGAACATTATATTTTCCACAGGTAGTTGGCGAAATAGCTAAAACTAACTTATTAGATAAATTAAATATTTTCGAAAGTGGTTCGCACACTTTATTCAATCAGTTGGAATCCGGTGACATTGATATCGCCATTATCGGTTCATTGTTACCAATCAACAATCCCAACTTCAAAGCAATTCATCTAGGAACAAGACCCTTCAGCTTAATCGTCAGCTCCGATAATCCCCTAGCCCAATCAAAAGAAGCCATCGACTTCAAAGATTTGGGGGATCAAAAATTCATCGACTTCGCCGGTCAATTTATTCATGGTCAAATTTTGCATGACTACTTCGAACATACTGGAATTTCTCCTGAAATCATTCAGCAGACACCAGATATTTCATGGTACAAAAGTTTGATTCGTGCCGACATCGGTATTGGAATTTTGGTTCGCGATGAGATTAACAAGTATGATGAAAACATTACTTGTTTGGAGATTAAGAATCCTATTCCCGAGAACTTTAATATCTCGATTGTTTATCGTAGTGATTATATTTTGAAGGATGAGGAACAGTTGCTGGTTTCCATTTTGAAAGAAATTGCGGTTGATAATATTTCTTCGGATCATTATTAGGATTAGATATATTTGTATATAGACAAGACTTGTACATAATTGTGCAGGTCTTTTTTGTTAGTGTTGGACTGGTGTTGTTGAGGTTCACTGTCACCCTGCGGTCAGGTTATTTGGGGCCGTGGTCGCTGTGAACACGATTTTGAGCTTTTCCAAACCCGGGAAAATCTCAAAACTCGGTTTTCATGTAAGCCTGCCCTTTGGCAGGCAAACATGAACGCCACGGCTCGGGCCCCAAATAACCTGGCCTCCGGGTTGGATTGGTGCAATATCTAATCTTCTTTTTTGGGGGTGGTTGTTCACTTCCACCCTCTCGGGCTAAGTTCAGTGATACGTATGATTACACAATAAGGACGATTTGATCGTCATTAAATTTTCTATCATCTATATATATTTTCTTAATGGCCTATTGTACTATTAAGGTTTTATTTGACTGGATTATGTATTTCTTAGTTTTGAGGGACAAAAGAGTATAGACTTCAAATTGAATATAAATCGTTCATTTCTTTTTCTCAATAAGTAATTTTTCAGATTGATTGTCAACATGTAAGATTTTGAAAGAGAATATTTCTCAGTTACACGTAATATATTATGATTGGAGAATGAAGATGAATACCGTTGTAAGTTTCGAATAATTTTTTCTTGGAGGTAAGATTTATGAATAAAAAAAGGATTAAAAAAAGTGAAGGTTCAAAAACACATGATACATCTGGTATAACACCTGAAATGATTGGACAACTTATTTTGGTGGATGCAGATGGTAGTGTTTCTATTGTTCCAGATGATGTAAATATTTTTAAAGACGAGGAATTCATCCGTACTCACCGGTCAAAACAAACGGAAGCAACCAGAGGTGGATTTGTTGGAAAAGAAATTTCATGGTGAAAAATCATATATTCCACATCAAAAAGATGTTATCTATATTAATTTGAACCCTTTAACAAAAAAAGAAAAATGGCATCGATCTCCTGCAGTTGTCATTAGTAATAGAGGATACAATTCAATTAGTGGTTTGGTGATTATTGCATTAATTCATTATTCTAACGATTCAGATGTAAACCCTGTACAATTATCTGTACCTCTCAAAACTAGAACTCTTACTGGAAATGTGAATACTTTTAATTTCTACACGGTGGATTACGAAAACAGAAACATTGAATTTATAGATGTTCTTGATAATTCTACTTTCAGGAAAATCAAGGACACACTTAATTGGATAATCCAATAAAAAACAACTGCCAATGAAATTACTGGCAGTTGTTTTTTTAGCATGGTTAAAATTTAGATTTAATAACCATATTCGTCTGTTGATGTATACCAAGATGAACCGCCAACTAGAGCACGTGAACATTGTTTTCGTGAGTTTCCATTAAATACCAATGGAAATACTTCTGTATCAGACGATGAAGAATAAACTGCAATTGTACCCTCTGGTAATCATAATTACTATTAGTTAAATAGTAAGAAATATAAATCCTATCCACATGGAGATTTTTTTGATGTAAATCCATTGACTAAACATAACTAGTCGCAAGAGCTGAGAAAAATTCGAAGGCAGTGAAAGTGATGTTGGGCGGCGAAGCCCCCTTACAGCACCGGGCGAGTTTGAAGACTTTCGCGAACTTCGAAAGGCTCCAAACCGAGGGTCGAGACCGCACTGAGGCTCGACCCGTCCCGCACAGCCGAAGAATATTTCTCAGCTCTGGAGACGGCATATCCAACTAACCCTCATCAATAATCTCAAACCCATACCCCCGAATATGCTCCTTCAGCATCGACAAATAAGCCTGAGCAGTAGAACTCAACTCCAATTGGTTATGCTTCAACCAACCAAGAGTCATAGAATCATCCACCTCCAAAGGAATAGCAACAATCTTATCATCATTGAGCTTATTACTAATAATCCCAGAACTAATCGTGTAACCATTCAACCCAACCATCAGATTAAAAATCGTAGCACGGTCACTAACCTTGATATTTTTTTTACGATCCAAAGTACTTAGAATTTCCTCTGAAAAGTAAAATGAGTTATTATCGCCCTGTTCGTATGACAAATATGGATAGTCAACTAAGTCATCTAGTGTCACACTTTTTTTCTTAGTCAAAGGATTCTGACTCCCCACGAACACGTGTGGTGACGCTTTAAACAGTGGCGTGAACTCAAGGTCTTGTTCTTTGAAAAGCTTTTGCAGTACCTGCCTGTTGAAATTGTTTAAGTACAGAATTCCTATTTCACTTTTAAAACTTGTCAGATCACTTAGAATGTTCTTCGTTTCAGTTTCACGAAGTGTAAATTGGTACTCGTCAGCTTTGACAGTCTTAATTAATTCAACAAAAGCATGAACCACGAATGCATAATGTTGGGCTGATACTGAGAAAGCTGTTTTTCGGACGGCTTTCTTTTCGTATCTGCCTTGCAACAATTGGACTTGATCTAACACTTGTCTGGCGTAGATCATAAACTCTCGTCCTTCATTTGTTAGCGAAACTCCTAATTTACTTCTGATTAAAATTTGGATTCCCATCTCCGATTCCAATTCCTTGATAGCATTGGATAAACTGGGTTGTGTTAAGTACAGCTGTTTGGCAGCTTCGTTGATTGAGCCGGTTTTTACGATGGTTTCTAAGTACTCTAGTTGTTGGATTCTCATAGTGTTCTCCTTGTTTTTATCATTATAATCCACCTTATAGTTTCAAACTATAACCAGTCCATGTTTTTATCAGTTATTAAATAATCAAATATGATGTTACCTTTATCTCATCAACAACTACTATTCAAAGGGGTAATTTTTATGACTACATCAATTATTGGTTTTCCTCGTATTGGTGAAAACCGTGAGCTTAAATTTAATACAGAAAAATATTGGCGCAATGAAATCACTGAAGATGATCTTCAAACTGCTGCCAAAGATTTGCGTGCTAAGCATTGGCAACTTTTGAAATATGCTGGTATCGATGAGATTCCTAGCAATGATTTCTCATTCTTCGACACCACACTCGACACTGCATATTTATTTAACATCGTTCCCGATGCTGTTAAACAGCTTAACTTGTCACAACTGGATCGTTACTTTGCATTAGCTCGTGGCTATCAAGGTGACAAAGGTGACATCAAGGCTCTCCCCATGAAGAAGTGGTTTAATACAAATTATCACTACCTAGTTCCTCAATTTTATGAAGATACTGACATCAAACTTTCTGACACAAAAATTTTTGACGAGTATCAAGAAGCCAAAGATGCTGGAATTCAAACTCGTCCGGTAATTGTTGGTCCCTTCACATTACTTAGTTTGAGTGAATTCCATGATTCAAAACCAGAAGCATTCGTCGATAAATTGGTTGCAGCGTATCAAGGAGTTTTTGAAAAATTAGCTGCTCAAGGGGCTGAGTGGATTCAGCTTGATGAACCTGAATTAGTCAAGGACGTTATTGGTGAAAGTTATGATTTGTTCAAAAAGGTCTATCAAGATTTGTTGAAAAATAAAGCCGGTTTAAAGGTTTTGATTCAAACTTATTTTGGCGACGTTCGTGATGTATATGAGGATTTGATTGATCTACCTGTTGAAGGTATTGGTCTTGATTTTCATGAAGGCCGTAAAACTCTGGAACTTGTTAAATCAGGTTTCCCTGACGACAAGATTTTATACGCTGGGGTTGTAAACGGAAAAAACATTTGGCGCAATCACTATGAAGACACCATCAATTTATTGAAGTCATTGCCAGTGAAAAATTTAGTCATATCAACGTCTTGCTCATTACTTCATGTGCCATTTACGATTGAAAATGAAGAATTTCCTGAAGAAATCAAGCAGCACTTTGCTTTTGCTAAGGAAAAGCTATCTGAGTTGGTTGAGTTGCAAGCTATCTTGGACGGTAAGGATAAGGATGCTGAAGCTCGCAACAAGAAATTATTTGAGAA encodes:
- the alsS gene encoding acetolactate synthase AlsS; protein product: MADKRNGADALFQSMMNQGIKYVFGLPGAKVDKLFDLMEYSDNPNAPKLIITRHEQNAAFMASGIGRLTGKPGVVATTSGPGVSNLATGLITATSEGDPVVALGGQVPRNDVARLTHQSIPSKELMSTATKDSVEVQDANNISETFANAYQTAMAPKSGATFISLPKDVLEDEVTTKEINTLSPIAQGGADQATIKTIVEKIKNAKLPVILAGMRSSSSEVTNSIQNLLKKFSIPVVETFQGAGVINRDLEKNYFGRVGLFRNQIGDAILKDSDLVIAIGYDPVEYEARLWNVDRTGEIINLDSIAPEISNEYQPELIVHADIAKTLDDIANNLPDGITLSDELKNHLHQIQKNFLSKDIIPEREDPKGVHPLEIIHALQNQVNDDTTVTVDVGSHYIWMARHFRSYKPRHLLFSNGMQTLGVALPWAIAAALERPNQPVVSVAGDGGFLFSGQELETAVRLNLNIVQLVWNDGYYDMVKFQEEAKYGRNSGVAIGTVDFAKYAESFGAQGIHVDNAGELTSALEKAFATEGPTVIDIPVDYSDNIKLLSTLLPDYLS
- the budA gene encoding acetolactate decarboxylase; this translates as MKNSNVLYQHGTLALLVPGLLDGTLTMKELLEHGDTGIGTGEGLDGELIILDGVPYQVDSAGNVNIVDDSFTLPFANSHFAAYNEMMDVEDIKRDELQELIDKKAASANTFYSVVIKGTFKNIKTRAVKKSSKPYDTLAKTAEAQSIFERDTVEGTLLSYYSPQVFDGAAVAGFHSHFMSDAHDFGGHILDFESVSGNVVFQCFDSLLQHLPIDNPAYKHHDFSSDDILGSIHKAEG
- a CDS encoding MFS transporter codes for the protein MNSTKQKNSRRWLALTALCIAVFMSLLDSTIVNVALPTIQQELKVSYAELQWVMNAYTLAFAMCLLLASKFGDLFGRKRIFLITLSIFTLGSLGSSMSQTALFLNVFRMIQGIGGAGMMSLSMTIVTETFDDNERGLAFGVWSSVVGVATALGPVIGGYLIKIFTWRSIFYINLPIGIIALLMAYKFVDESYGNKEEKIDWWGMIISTVMIFCLVFGLVQKETHINWTWMNSQVISYFIIGIVLVIVFIILEKRIKEPMINLEIFKSWSFNGTAIASFCLGAGLYAFFTYMTIWMQSYLRYTPEQTGIRQLAIGLMSLIIGPIAGILSNRLAKRWLIGGGLIIIALGLFEIQRVVSLQVTYLDYVSGFIIIGIGNAIVNPPLSAAAMESVDPNLIGIASGVVNVFRQLGSTFGIVILGLVLSNGYQNGLNRYVGDLALAKSTKSGIINELISAGPTGSEGVLRSAWSNLQQLDGGSGLFASLKAGVWSGFDVGYVLVIGVSIFICLFGAVVALVSIRDRR
- a CDS encoding class II fumarate hydratase; protein product: MTNFRIESDTLGEVKIPETALWGAQTERSRNNFPTGEKMPLEIIKALLQIKKAAAIANKELKSIDADKADLIVESIDKLLALSDEDLRKDFPLVVYQTGSGTQTNMNTNEVVAHMAATINSDIEILPNDDVNKGQSSNDIFPTAMNITAAIAVDNLEDSLQHLIDELKVKQEKYWRTVKIGRTHLQDATPLTFGQEVSGWVSMLEHDLSYIKTLNKTLGELAMGGTAVGTGLNAAPHFADIIAKEMSKLYGIEFTADTNKFYGLAAHSGLNVVHGAIKTLAADLMKIANDVRFLASGPRSGYGELNIPANEPGSSIMPGKVNPTQAEAITMAAVRVMGNDVVVDIASSQGNFEMNVYKPVLISAFLESAELLAGTMTGFADKMIHGLSVNSDRMEELVEQSLMTVTALSPHIGYHESATIAQDAEKAGTTLREAAIKSGLLTPEQFDEWVVPINMTNIDQK
- a CDS encoding flavocytochrome c, with translation MAEKYKFQPTNIKELKVNYDLIIVGSGGTGLTAALQAHELGLSPVILEKMPAIGGNTTRASSGMNASETTVQLDHKIVDNMEDFYNDTFKGGGKKNNPELLKYFTTHSALAIDWLAGHGIILDDLTTTGGMSVLRTHRPSSMAPIGGFLVTELLKQIEKEGIPLFTDIHVNKLLQTAGKISGVEVDIDAKTTNIMADAVILATGGFGANPELLVKYRPDLKGYKTTNQPGATGDGISLASDVGAKLVDMDQVQVHPTVQQDTDHPFLIGEAVRGEGAILVNKSAKRFVNELDTRKNVTAAIDNLNEKGAYLILDQGIRDRVKAIEFYDHVGLVTTGQTLDELAEKINMDAKTLNETVATWNSALESGDKEFGRTTGMDRGIVNGPFFSIHIAPAVHYTMGGVAINDKTQVLDENDKTIEGLFAAGEIAGGLHGNNRIGGNSIAETVIFGRQAGQQSFKYLQTGQGK
- a CDS encoding anion permease yields the protein MTLEKLNYKKFLAPIIVGLIIWLLSPVKPAGVSLLAWHMFAIFVATIIGCITQPLPIGAVAIIGFTITVLTGTVKMDTAIAGFGNGSIWLIAMAFFISRGFIKTGLGRRIAVIFVRTFGKSTLGLSYSLLGVDLILAPATPSNTARAGGIMYPIIKSLAEEFGSDPKKGTERKMGSFLIFSEFHGDMITAAMFLTAMAGNPLAQSLAGQMGVKVTWMGWFIAGIVPGLISLIVIPFVIYKMYPPEIKKTPDAKQWADKQLASMGKFSTPEKFMSGIFVVALLLWILGGVLGIDATLTAFIALSLLILTGILNWKDVLNESGAWNTLVWFSVLVMMASQLNKLGFIPWLSNSIGGSLKGMNWIFVLIILLVAYFYSHYLFASSTAHISAMYSAFLAVAISAGVPPMLGALMLGFFGNLCSSTTHYSNGPAPILYGSGYVKQGEWWRMNLVLGILYFVIWIVIGSMWMKLIGMW